A section of the Phycisphaerae bacterium genome encodes:
- a CDS encoding phenylacetate--CoA ligase, with protein sequence MTIEQWNDLPGGFHPASAMDFLPKPQMRDLQFRRLTAVVQRAFDNVGLFRSRMKERGLNPADIRSLNDIVKLPFSQKTDLRDTYPFGLFASPMSEIVRLHASSGTTGKPIVVSYTKEDIEVWASVMVRTFAACGLHRGDIIQNAYGYGLFTGGLGAHYGAEALGATVIPISGGNSDRQIMVMKDFGVTAICSTPSYFIHLIERAGEMGIDMHDLPLRAGIFGAEPWTEQMRKHIEAGSGIKAYDIYGLSEIIGPGVASEAEGQDGLFIFEDHFYPEIVDPQTGEPLPEGEEGELVLTTLSKRAMPVIRYRTHDITAFLSGPSKCGRTLCRIRRIGRRSDDMFIIRGVNVFPSQIEAALLSVEGTLPHYQIILTRDKGLDQVEVQVEVTAEIFSDKVKAMEQVQGKLAHAVERTLGIRVKIRLVEPHTIERSQGKAKRVIDKRNM encoded by the coding sequence ATGACGATTGAACAGTGGAATGATTTGCCCGGCGGTTTTCATCCGGCCAGCGCCATGGACTTTTTGCCGAAGCCGCAGATGCGCGATCTGCAGTTTCGGCGGCTGACGGCCGTTGTTCAGAGAGCCTTCGACAACGTGGGGCTCTTCCGCAGCCGGATGAAGGAACGGGGTTTGAACCCGGCCGATATCCGCAGCCTGAACGACATTGTGAAGCTGCCGTTTTCGCAGAAGACCGATCTGCGAGACACCTATCCGTTTGGCCTGTTTGCCAGTCCGATGTCGGAGATTGTGCGGCTGCATGCCTCGAGCGGCACGACCGGCAAGCCGATTGTTGTGTCCTACACGAAGGAGGACATTGAGGTCTGGGCCAGCGTCATGGTGCGGACGTTTGCGGCCTGTGGCCTGCATCGTGGGGACATCATCCAGAACGCGTACGGGTACGGCTTGTTCACCGGTGGCCTGGGTGCCCACTATGGTGCGGAGGCTCTGGGTGCGACGGTGATTCCGATTTCCGGCGGCAACAGTGACCGGCAGATCATGGTCATGAAGGATTTTGGCGTTACCGCGATCTGCTCTACGCCGAGCTACTTCATCCATCTGATCGAGCGAGCCGGCGAGATGGGCATCGACATGCACGATCTTCCGTTGCGGGCGGGCATTTTTGGCGCCGAGCCCTGGACGGAGCAGATGCGCAAGCACATCGAAGCGGGATCGGGCATCAAGGCTTACGACATTTACGGCCTGTCGGAGATCATTGGTCCCGGGGTGGCCTCGGAAGCGGAAGGTCAGGATGGGCTGTTCATCTTTGAGGACCACTTCTATCCGGAGATTGTCGATCCTCAGACCGGCGAGCCGCTGCCCGAGGGTGAGGAGGGTGAGCTAGTTCTGACCACGTTGAGTAAGCGGGCCATGCCGGTTATCCGGTACCGCACGCATGACATTACCGCGTTCTTGTCCGGGCCGTCGAAGTGTGGGCGGACCCTTTGCCGGATTCGGCGGATCGGCCGGCGCAGCGACGACATGTTCATCATCCGGGGGGTGAACGTGTTCCCGTCGCAGATCGAGGCCGCGCTGCTGAGTGTGGAGGGCACGTTGCCGCACTATCAGATTATCCTGACCCGGGACAAGGGGCTCGACCAGGTTGAGGTGCAGGTTGAGGTTACCGCGGAGATCTTCAGCGACAAAGTCAAGGCCATGGAGCAGGTTCAGGGCAAGCTGGCTCACGCGGTCGAGCGCACCCTCGGTATTCGAGTCAAGATTCGTCTGGTTGAGCCTCACACCATCGAGCGGAGTCAGGGCAAGGCCAAACGGGTGATCGACAAGAGGAACATGTGA
- a CDS encoding thiamine pyrophosphate-binding protein — protein sequence MERNRYLLTGDEAVAQAAIDAGVALGTGYPGTPSTEILEHFSSLGGRSRWSPNEKVALEVGIGAAFGGARALVTMKHVGLNVAADPLFTVAYTGVTGALVVVSADDPGMASSQNEQDNRRFAVAAGVPMLEPSDSQEAYDFAALAIEISERWRIPVLFRMTTRVCHAKTAVVRRELARPKSGPSFQRDIPSRVMIPAYARPAHRRLRQKLAEITAWNETSGPNGIVYSGDGTLGIITSGISYMHAREAAPEASFLKLGMTYPLPVEMVRRFVDTIDRCVVIEEGDPYLVDALRAAGLNVEGKSEMYRFGELNVARVQRILANDTSPEAPPPRGKPPQLCNACPHRTGFTTFAKLNCIVAGDIGCYTLGVLPPFEAMDSCVCMGASIGAGLGLRHVLPEEQARRVISVIGDSTFMHSGITGLVEMVYNPPPTGHVVVILDNGTTAMTGLQEHPATGRTLDHKSTGKVRIEDLARSLGIPNVVVTDPVGDPEGFEALLRRVLGDGGLWVIVARRPCLLAAGKIKEYERQAGAAAACSSAS from the coding sequence ATGGAGCGGAATCGCTATCTGCTGACCGGCGATGAAGCGGTTGCCCAGGCTGCTATTGATGCTGGGGTTGCGCTTGGTACTGGCTATCCCGGCACGCCCTCGACCGAGATTCTGGAACACTTTAGTTCTCTGGGTGGACGGTCGCGGTGGTCGCCGAATGAGAAGGTGGCGCTCGAGGTGGGTATTGGGGCGGCGTTCGGTGGGGCCCGGGCGCTGGTGACGATGAAGCACGTCGGCCTGAACGTGGCCGCCGATCCCTTGTTCACTGTGGCCTATACGGGGGTGACCGGGGCCCTGGTGGTGGTTTCGGCGGATGATCCGGGGATGGCCTCGAGCCAGAACGAGCAGGACAACCGCCGGTTTGCCGTTGCCGCCGGCGTGCCCATGCTCGAGCCCTCCGATTCGCAGGAAGCTTACGATTTCGCCGCGTTGGCGATCGAGATCTCGGAACGTTGGCGGATTCCCGTGCTATTCCGAATGACCACGCGGGTTTGCCATGCCAAGACGGCCGTGGTTCGGCGTGAGCTGGCCCGGCCCAAGTCGGGCCCGAGCTTCCAGAGAGACATTCCGAGTCGGGTGATGATACCTGCCTATGCCCGTCCGGCCCATCGTCGGCTGCGGCAGAAGCTGGCCGAGATCACCGCCTGGAACGAGACTTCCGGCCCTAACGGGATTGTGTACAGCGGCGACGGCACGCTGGGCATTATCACCTCGGGTATTTCGTACATGCATGCCCGTGAAGCGGCGCCGGAGGCGAGTTTCCTCAAGCTGGGGATGACTTATCCGCTGCCGGTGGAGATGGTTCGCAGGTTCGTGGACACGATTGACCGTTGCGTGGTTATTGAGGAGGGGGATCCCTACCTGGTTGACGCGCTGCGCGCGGCGGGTTTGAACGTCGAGGGCAAGTCGGAGATGTATCGGTTTGGGGAGCTGAATGTCGCCCGGGTGCAGCGGATCCTGGCCAACGACACTTCTCCGGAGGCTCCGCCGCCTCGGGGCAAGCCGCCGCAATTGTGCAATGCCTGCCCGCACCGGACCGGGTTCACGACATTCGCCAAGCTCAACTGCATCGTGGCCGGTGACATTGGCTGTTACACGCTCGGTGTGCTTCCGCCGTTCGAGGCGATGGACAGCTGTGTTTGCATGGGGGCGAGCATTGGTGCGGGTCTGGGGCTGCGGCATGTGCTCCCGGAGGAGCAAGCCCGCCGGGTGATCAGCGTTATCGGGGACAGCACCTTCATGCACAGCGGGATCACCGGGCTGGTGGAGATGGTGTACAATCCGCCGCCGACGGGGCACGTGGTCGTGATCCTGGACAATGGTACGACGGCGATGACCGGCTTGCAGGAGCACCCGGCCACGGGGCGTACGCTGGACCACAAGAGTACGGGCAAGGTCAGGATCGAGGATCTGGCGCGGTCGTTGGGGATTCCGAACGTGGTGGTGACGGACCCGGTGGGCGACCCCGAGGGTTTCGAGGCTTTGCTTCGGCGGGTGTTGGGTGACGGCGGGTTGTGGGTGATCGTGGCTCGGCGTCCGTGCCTGCTGGCGGCCGGCAAGATCAAGGAATACGAGCGACAGGCGGGGGCCGCAGCGGCGTGTTCGTCCGCGTCTTGA
- a CDS encoding redoxin domain-containing protein gives MRLRSTLMILILAATPAASPVLGLDVGDPAPPLQITEWVAGKAVDLKTGKGKTVYVLEFWATWCGPCKMSIPHLTQLQAKYKDKEVVIIGISDEPPGTIRPFMKNMGDKMVYTVAADKAGTTMRTYLGGFGVNGIPYACIVDKSGTIVWHGSPFEELDDTLEQVVNGKFDVEAAKRSAKAVKMLDTYFGTLIKASETSNTKDKDKLASDARKTGDEILKLADKNPKVLSILALNILLHPQLKIRDRELALKAASTAKDLAGGKDFAILDAYARVLWETGKRNEAVKHQKDAVALAKDPTIRQQLTATLKEYEQSLDGDKPTASQPPATPATKDKPAK, from the coding sequence ATGCGCTTACGTTCGACGCTGATGATCCTGATCCTCGCCGCAACGCCGGCAGCTTCGCCCGTCCTCGGACTCGATGTGGGCGACCCGGCCCCCCCCCTGCAGATCACGGAGTGGGTGGCCGGCAAGGCCGTCGACCTCAAGACCGGCAAGGGCAAAACCGTCTATGTCCTCGAGTTCTGGGCCACTTGGTGCGGCCCGTGCAAGATGAGCATCCCGCATCTCACCCAACTGCAAGCCAAATACAAGGACAAGGAGGTGGTCATTATCGGAATCAGCGACGAGCCGCCCGGTACCATCAGGCCTTTCATGAAGAACATGGGCGACAAGATGGTCTACACCGTCGCTGCCGACAAGGCCGGCACAACCATGCGGACCTACCTGGGAGGCTTTGGCGTTAACGGCATCCCCTACGCATGCATCGTCGACAAAAGTGGCACAATCGTGTGGCACGGTTCGCCTTTCGAGGAACTCGACGACACACTGGAACAGGTGGTCAACGGTAAGTTCGACGTGGAGGCCGCGAAACGCAGCGCCAAGGCAGTCAAGATGCTCGACACCTACTTCGGTACCCTCATCAAGGCTTCCGAGACCTCAAACACCAAGGACAAGGACAAACTGGCCTCGGACGCACGCAAGACGGGCGACGAAATCCTCAAGCTGGCCGACAAGAACCCCAAGGTGCTCTCGATCCTCGCCCTCAACATCCTCCTGCACCCGCAGCTCAAGATCCGCGATCGCGAACTGGCCCTCAAGGCCGCGAGTACCGCCAAAGATCTGGCAGGCGGAAAGGACTTCGCCATCCTCGATGCCTACGCCCGCGTCCTGTGGGAGACAGGGAAACGAAACGAAGCCGTCAAACACCAGAAGGACGCCGTCGCCCTGGCCAAGGACCCGACGATCAGGCAGCAGCTGACCGCGACGCTCAAGGAATATGAGCAGAGCCTGGACGGCGACAAGCCCACCGCAAGCCAACCCCCAGCTACCCCCGCCACAAAGGACAAGCCGGCCAAATGA
- a CDS encoding amino acid-binding protein: MKIQQLSLFLENKPRTLRVPTKVLADAGINILTMSLADTEQFGILRLIVQDAPKAKAVLEKAGCVVNLTEVIAVEVPDRPGGLDGVLAVIEQSELNIEYVYSFTARRGDRAVMVFRFDNPDQALKTLTAKRVGVITELEQLTKD, translated from the coding sequence ATGAAAATCCAGCAGTTGTCACTGTTTCTCGAGAACAAGCCGCGCACGCTGCGAGTGCCCACGAAGGTGCTGGCCGATGCCGGCATCAACATTCTCACGATGTCACTGGCGGATACCGAGCAGTTCGGCATTCTCCGCCTGATTGTGCAGGACGCCCCCAAAGCCAAGGCGGTCCTGGAGAAGGCCGGATGCGTCGTCAATCTGACCGAGGTCATTGCGGTTGAGGTTCCCGACCGGCCGGGTGGTCTCGACGGCGTCCTGGCGGTCATCGAGCAGAGCGAACTGAACATCGAGTACGTGTACTCGTTCACTGCCCGCAGGGGTGACCGTGCGGTCATGGTGTTCCGTTTCGACAATCCCGACCAGGCATTGAAGACGTTGACCGCCAAGCGAGTGGGCGTGATCACCGAACTCGAGCAACTGACGAAGGACTGA
- a CDS encoding indolepyruvate oxidoreductase subunit beta, whose translation MVGRVTNVVFAGLGGQGVIKASDILAEVAFEQGLAVKKSELHGMSQRGGSVTSDVRFGQEVFSPMVPEGQADYLVVLAPEELENSKRHLRPGGVLVAPDAVPADRLPSSKCLNIALLGVLSAHFPFEVEAWLKVVRANLPEKLHEMNDQAFALGRESGKKV comes from the coding sequence ATGGTGGGCAGAGTCACCAACGTGGTTTTCGCCGGGCTTGGCGGGCAGGGTGTGATCAAGGCCTCGGACATCCTGGCGGAAGTTGCCTTTGAGCAGGGGCTTGCGGTCAAGAAGAGTGAGCTTCACGGGATGAGCCAGCGAGGCGGTTCGGTGACGAGCGATGTCCGGTTCGGCCAGGAGGTTTTCAGCCCGATGGTTCCGGAGGGTCAGGCGGACTACCTGGTCGTTCTTGCGCCCGAGGAGTTGGAGAACAGCAAGCGGCATTTACGTCCTGGCGGGGTGTTGGTTGCGCCGGACGCCGTTCCGGCGGATCGGCTGCCGAGCAGCAAGTGTCTGAACATTGCTCTCCTGGGCGTGTTGAGTGCCCATTTTCCTTTTGAGGTCGAGGCGTGGCTGAAGGTGGTGCGGGCCAATCTGCCCGAGAAGCTGCATGAGATGAACGATCAGGCTTTCGCCCTGGGGCGGGAGTCTGGGAAGAAGGTGTAG
- a CDS encoding redoxin family protein encodes MRSRFALLAFALTGLVTTTSTFALDLGSPAPALQISEWAKGNAQSLRAGKGKNVFVVEFWATWCGPCKMSIPHLTEMQAKYKDKGLVVIGITDEQPGVVKEFLQKMGDKMQYTVAIDKAHATTKAYMGGFGARGIPFACVVDKAGLIIWNGNPLDGLDEVIDQVMEGKYDLEAAKQGRKAEKRADVYFSLIPRADAAKTADGKAKMLKDARRIGDEVVTLAAKSPNVLNSFAWTILTDEKFKNRDVELALKAAQKAVELTENKNPNILDTYARALWDSNRKEEALKIQRQAVELEKTPAGKAALKKTLQTYERELKSAETPAAKPAK; translated from the coding sequence ATGCGATCCCGCTTCGCCCTCCTCGCCTTCGCCCTGACCGGCCTTGTCACCACCACCTCCACCTTCGCACTTGACCTGGGCAGTCCCGCTCCCGCCCTGCAGATCAGCGAATGGGCCAAGGGAAACGCTCAGAGCCTCAGGGCCGGCAAGGGCAAAAACGTCTTCGTCGTGGAATTCTGGGCAACCTGGTGCGGCCCGTGCAAGATGAGCATCCCGCACCTCACCGAGATGCAGGCCAAGTACAAGGACAAGGGCCTCGTGGTCATCGGCATCACCGACGAACAACCCGGCGTCGTCAAGGAGTTCCTCCAGAAGATGGGCGACAAGATGCAGTACACCGTGGCCATCGACAAGGCCCACGCCACCACCAAAGCCTATATGGGCGGCTTCGGCGCCCGTGGCATCCCCTTCGCATGCGTCGTGGACAAGGCCGGGCTGATCATCTGGAACGGCAACCCGCTCGACGGACTGGACGAGGTGATCGACCAGGTGATGGAGGGCAAGTACGACCTCGAGGCCGCCAAGCAAGGCCGGAAAGCCGAGAAGCGAGCCGATGTCTACTTCTCCCTGATCCCGCGAGCCGACGCCGCCAAGACCGCCGATGGCAAGGCCAAGATGCTGAAGGACGCCCGACGAATTGGCGATGAAGTCGTCACCCTTGCCGCCAAAAGCCCCAACGTGCTCAACAGCTTCGCTTGGACGATTCTCACCGACGAGAAGTTCAAGAACCGGGATGTCGAACTCGCCCTCAAGGCCGCCCAGAAGGCCGTCGAACTGACCGAGAACAAGAACCCCAACATCCTCGACACCTATGCCCGGGCACTCTGGGACAGTAACCGCAAGGAGGAGGCCCTCAAGATTCAGCGGCAAGCCGTCGAACTCGAGAAAACGCCCGCCGGCAAGGCCGCCCTCAAAAAGACACTCCAGACATACGAGCGCGAACTGAAGAGCGCCGAGACACCGGCCGCTAAGCCCGCCAAGTGA
- a CDS encoding phenylacetate--CoA ligase, whose amino-acid sequence MPEFKVENRVWDAEETMSRDQLRACQLERLRSCVARVSAVPFYKEALARLGVGPESIRTLDDIRRLPVTTKEDFRRHYPLGLLAVPREQVVRIHGSSGTTGKPVFVAYNAADMVLWSDLCARFLVAGGLRPEHMVHIAFGYGLFTGGFGLHQGVERVGAAIVPAAAGNTNRQILLLQDLKADVLICTPSYALNIAEVGREQGLSPGDLKLRYGHFGGEPWTEDMRVRIEAELGIHAFNNYGLSEVMGPGVSGECAVQNGMHLQEDHFLVECLNPDTLEPVPVGEKGELVITTLTKEAMPVLRYRTRDIAWLDSSPCPCGRTTVRMSRVVGRSDDMLIIRGVNVFPSQIEEALLRVEGTAPHYVIELDRPGAMDEAKVKVEIRPQDFSDRISELRALKGRIEREIGIITGIHIEVELVEPHSLERTVGKAKRVIDHRQVRMSDGSSPG is encoded by the coding sequence ATGCCAGAGTTCAAAGTCGAGAACCGGGTCTGGGATGCCGAGGAGACCATGTCCCGCGACCAGTTGCGGGCGTGCCAGCTCGAGCGGTTGCGGTCTTGTGTGGCCCGCGTTTCGGCGGTGCCTTTCTACAAGGAGGCCCTGGCCCGGCTGGGTGTTGGGCCGGAGTCGATCCGGACGCTGGATGACATCCGCCGGCTGCCCGTCACCACCAAGGAGGACTTTCGGCGTCATTACCCGCTGGGCCTGCTGGCCGTTCCCCGGGAGCAGGTGGTTCGGATCCACGGTTCCTCCGGGACGACGGGCAAGCCGGTGTTCGTGGCCTACAACGCCGCTGACATGGTTCTCTGGTCGGATCTTTGCGCTCGGTTCCTGGTGGCTGGCGGGCTGCGCCCGGAGCACATGGTGCACATTGCTTTCGGGTATGGCTTGTTTACCGGCGGGTTCGGTCTTCACCAGGGCGTGGAGCGGGTTGGAGCCGCGATTGTTCCGGCGGCGGCGGGTAACACGAATCGCCAGATTCTGCTCCTACAGGACCTCAAGGCCGACGTTCTCATCTGTACGCCCAGCTACGCCCTCAACATTGCGGAGGTTGGTCGCGAGCAGGGGCTGAGCCCTGGTGACCTGAAGCTCCGGTACGGTCACTTTGGTGGCGAGCCCTGGACAGAGGACATGCGTGTGCGGATTGAGGCCGAGCTGGGCATCCATGCGTTCAACAACTACGGCCTGAGCGAGGTCATGGGTCCCGGCGTCAGCGGGGAGTGCGCTGTTCAGAACGGCATGCACCTGCAGGAGGATCATTTCCTCGTCGAATGCCTGAATCCTGACACTCTTGAACCGGTTCCGGTGGGCGAGAAGGGTGAGCTGGTGATCACGACGTTGACGAAAGAGGCGATGCCGGTGCTGCGATACCGCACGCGGGACATCGCTTGGCTGGACTCCTCTCCCTGTCCCTGCGGGCGGACGACGGTGCGAATGAGCCGGGTGGTGGGCCGCTCAGATGACATGCTGATCATTCGCGGCGTGAACGTTTTCCCGTCTCAGATCGAGGAAGCCCTGCTGCGTGTCGAAGGGACTGCTCCGCACTACGTCATCGAGCTGGATCGTCCGGGTGCCATGGATGAGGCCAAGGTCAAGGTTGAGATCCGGCCGCAGGACTTTTCGGATCGGATCAGCGAGCTGCGGGCCTTGAAAGGCCGGATCGAGCGAGAGATCGGGATCATTACCGGCATTCACATCGAGGTCGAGTTGGTCGAGCCGCACAGCCTGGAGCGGACTGTTGGGAAGGCCAAGCGGGTAATTGACCACCGGCAGGTTCGCATGTCTGACGGTTCGTCGCCCGGTTGA